One segment of Desulfosudis oleivorans Hxd3 DNA contains the following:
- a CDS encoding sigma-54-dependent transcriptional regulator, with translation MAGAKANILVVDDELSMRELLDVMLSREGYKVACAEDGTQALSMLGEMKFDLVLCDVRLGDMSGIDVLKAAKKANHDTVVIMISAYATTEVAVAAMNEGAYDFVPKPLDSAELKQTIIRSLSLRTVEQERQALDNSLEDHLYFERIVGSHPKMKHIYNMVRQVAQTRTRILITGESGTGKELIARAIHEQSDRANHPFVVVNCGGIPENLMESELFGHRKGSFTGAVMDKKGLFTIAHKGTIFLDEIGELSMPLQVKLLRVVQDGAFKQVGGTEEISVDARILSATNKNLSQEVIDGNFREDLFYRLNVIELNVPPLRERKSDIRVLAQFFVEKFSKDLGKEVIKLSSYALDMLEKYSFPGNVRELENLIERSVALSTTNIILPESLSLAVHKRRWIEGVPGRRFDLEEVTKGVALDEILADIERAYLKKALESSGGNKNRAAELLGISFRSFRYRLDKLNVPWDEEE, from the coding sequence ATGGCAGGCGCCAAGGCCAACATACTGGTGGTGGACGATGAACTGAGCATGCGGGAGCTTCTGGATGTGATGCTTTCCCGTGAGGGATACAAGGTGGCCTGCGCCGAGGACGGCACCCAGGCCCTTTCCATGCTGGGGGAGATGAAATTCGATCTGGTGCTGTGTGATGTGCGGCTGGGCGACATGTCGGGCATTGATGTGCTCAAAGCGGCCAAAAAGGCCAATCACGACACCGTTGTGATCATGATCTCCGCCTATGCCACCACCGAGGTGGCGGTGGCGGCCATGAATGAGGGGGCCTATGACTTTGTGCCCAAGCCCCTGGACAGTGCCGAGCTGAAGCAGACCATTATCCGTTCCCTGTCCCTGCGCACAGTGGAGCAGGAGCGCCAGGCCCTGGACAACAGCCTGGAGGACCACCTCTATTTCGAACGCATTGTCGGCAGCCATCCCAAGATGAAGCATATCTACAACATGGTCCGGCAGGTGGCCCAGACCAGGACCCGGATTCTGATCACCGGAGAGAGCGGCACCGGAAAAGAGCTGATCGCCCGGGCCATTCACGAGCAGAGCGACAGGGCGAACCACCCCTTTGTGGTGGTCAACTGCGGCGGTATTCCGGAAAACCTGATGGAGAGCGAGCTGTTCGGTCACAGGAAAGGATCGTTTACCGGTGCTGTCATGGACAAGAAGGGGCTTTTCACCATTGCGCACAAGGGCACCATCTTTCTTGACGAAATCGGCGAGCTGAGCATGCCCCTGCAGGTCAAGCTGCTGCGGGTGGTCCAGGACGGGGCCTTCAAACAGGTGGGGGGAACAGAAGAGATATCCGTGGATGCCAGAATTCTTTCGGCCACCAACAAAAATCTCTCCCAGGAGGTGATTGACGGCAATTTCCGGGAGGACCTGTTTTACCGGCTCAATGTGATTGAGTTGAACGTGCCCCCCCTTCGTGAGCGCAAGAGCGATATTCGGGTGCTGGCCCAGTTTTTTGTGGAAAAATTTTCAAAAGACCTGGGCAAGGAGGTGATTAAGCTCTCCTCCTATGCCCTGGACATGCTGGAAAAATACAGTTTTCCCGGCAATGTGCGGGAGCTTGAGAACCTGATAGAACGCAGCGTGGCCCTTTCCACCACCAATATCATTCTGCCGGAAAGCCTCTCCCTGGCCGTGCACAAGCGGCGCTGGATCGAGGGGGTGCCGGGCCGGCGGTTCGACCTGGAGGAGGTGACCAAGGGGGTGGCGCTGGATGAGATTCTGGCTGACATTGAGCGGGCCTATCTTAAAAAGGCCCTGGAGAGCAGCGGGGGCAACAAGAACCGGGCTGCCGAACTGCTGGGCATCAGCTTTCGCTCTTTTCGGTACCGGTTGGACAAGCTGAATGTGCCGTGGGACGAAGAAGAATAG
- a CDS encoding ArnT family glycosyltransferase: MIFSAPCDDTAAAVDTGGSWRLVARLLLAGGLLLATGCIVILASVPPVSRDALIHHLAVPKMYLRHGGLYEIASMHFSYFPMNMDLLYLVPLYFKIDIAAKYVHFLFALFCAGLIYRYLRQTLNRNYGLLGALFFLTLPVIVKLSVTVYVDLGLIFFSWASLYLIIQWHDAGFPPRRLILAGIACGLALGTKYNGLLLLPILGTLIPILYASEKNRAVFHENFRLRYKNAFAGLGWSAIFIVIALILFSPWMIRNMVWKGNPVYPLYNSVFNPPAQPVFSETVEKEETPAKNAFWMRRHVYKESFWQTLSIPVRAFFQGQDDNPRYFDGRLNPFLLLLSLAAFIRARQPCFPAFTTHRTVLALFALLFILFVLFQTDFRIRYMGPAIPPLVVLSVFGIRNLSDLASRQTGAIKKAGQAAVTAVVLLALFLNGHYVYSQFSHIRPQDYLSGAVDRGAYISRFRREYPVIAHANKVLPADARVLCLSIGDRTYYLDRDLHLAEDFYDKTGGRYSEADVINKLTRYNTTHVIIDRGVLFDWLRTLPTEDRAVFLNVFKNNTRVLYEENNVLLLELALQ, from the coding sequence ATGATTTTTTCAGCACCATGTGATGACACGGCCGCCGCTGTTGATACCGGCGGATCATGGCGATTGGTTGCACGACTGTTACTGGCGGGTGGGCTGTTGCTGGCGACCGGTTGCATAGTGATTCTGGCGTCGGTGCCGCCGGTGAGCCGGGATGCGCTGATTCATCACCTGGCTGTACCCAAAATGTATCTGCGCCATGGAGGGCTTTATGAGATTGCCTCCATGCATTTTTCGTATTTTCCCATGAACATGGACCTGCTTTACCTGGTGCCCCTCTATTTTAAAATCGATATTGCCGCCAAATATGTCCATTTTCTGTTTGCGCTGTTTTGCGCCGGACTGATCTATCGGTATCTGCGGCAGACTTTGAATCGGAATTATGGTCTTCTGGGGGCTCTGTTTTTTCTGACCCTCCCGGTGATCGTGAAGCTGTCGGTAACGGTTTATGTGGACCTGGGCCTGATCTTTTTCTCCTGGGCATCGCTTTACCTTATTATTCAATGGCATGACGCCGGCTTTCCCCCCCGTCGCCTGATCCTGGCCGGTATTGCCTGCGGCCTGGCCCTGGGCACTAAATACAACGGCCTGCTGCTGCTCCCGATCCTGGGAACCCTCATCCCGATTCTTTATGCATCAGAAAAGAACAGAGCCGTTTTTCATGAAAATTTTCGGCTGCGGTACAAAAACGCTTTTGCCGGACTGGGCTGGTCCGCGATATTTATAGTGATTGCTCTGATTCTTTTTTCTCCCTGGATGATTCGCAATATGGTCTGGAAGGGCAACCCGGTTTATCCTTTGTATAACAGCGTTTTCAATCCGCCCGCGCAGCCGGTTTTTTCAGAAACGGTTGAAAAAGAAGAGACACCGGCAAAAAATGCCTTCTGGATGCGGCGTCATGTCTATAAAGAGTCTTTCTGGCAGACACTGTCAATTCCGGTTCGGGCTTTTTTTCAGGGGCAGGATGACAACCCCCGTTATTTTGACGGCCGGTTGAATCCGTTTCTGCTGCTGCTGTCCCTGGCGGCGTTTATTCGTGCTCGGCAACCGTGCTTCCCGGCCTTTACCACCCATAGAACGGTACTGGCCCTGTTTGCCCTGCTGTTTATACTGTTTGTCCTTTTCCAGACCGATTTTCGTATTCGATATATGGGGCCGGCCATTCCTCCCCTGGTGGTGCTGTCTGTTTTTGGCATTCGCAACCTGTCAGACTTGGCGTCGCGGCAGACCGGCGCCATAAAAAAGGCGGGGCAGGCCGCGGTCACAGCCGTGGTGCTGCTGGCGCTGTTTTTGAACGGACACTATGTTTACAGCCAGTTTTCTCATATCCGGCCGCAGGATTATCTTTCCGGGGCCGTGGATCGGGGAGCTTATATCAGCCGGTTCCGTCGGGAGTATCCGGTGATTGCCCACGCCAATAAGGTCCTGCCTGCCGATGCCCGGGTGTTGTGCCTTTCCATCGGTGACCGGACCTACTACCTGGACAGAGATCTCCACCTGGCCGAGGATTTTTATGATAAAACCGGCGGGCGGTATTCGGAAGCGGATGTGATAAACAAACTGACCCGGTACAACACCACCCATGTGATCATCGACAGGGGGGTACTTTTTGACTGGTTGAGGACATTGCCCACAGAGGATCGGGCGGTTTTTTTAAACGTGTTTAAAAACAACACCCGGGTGCTGTATGAAGAGAACAATGTGCTACTGCTGGAGCTGGCGCTTCAGTGA
- a CDS encoding vitamin K epoxide reductase/DsbA family protein, whose translation MRARNFFKQGPPLAYGWYFIPVFVIALIGFGDSIYLAVSHYRNYVDMGYQSFCAISRSLNCDTVSQSPYSIFLNVPVPVWGIFGYGFFLFLLGVAWHPTAGRKRVWTLLFVISLAFSVYSVVLALISSYLIRSYCIMCILSYAVNLALLFYAWMIRKRFGCEPFASALVLDIRHLLNFKKTTIPVAAVFGVVGLAMMLAFPDYWHLSPPPLSAQTRTGVTAEGHPWIGAQHPKLEIVEFTDYMCFQCKKMHFFLRRLVDAHPDTLRLVHRHFPMDHEYNPFVKEPFHVGAGKLSLIALYAQTQEKFWEANDLLFTLGKADIKLKDVLNPLGLEVTGLADALENRGLERVLRQDIHDGLRIGITATPCYVIGDYAYVGTIPANIINEAIRR comes from the coding sequence ATGCGCGCGCGCAATTTTTTTAAGCAGGGCCCCCCGCTGGCCTATGGCTGGTATTTCATACCGGTTTTTGTCATTGCGTTGATCGGTTTTGGTGACTCGATCTACCTGGCTGTTTCCCATTATCGTAATTATGTGGATATGGGATACCAGAGTTTCTGCGCCATATCCCGGTCCCTGAACTGTGACACGGTTTCTCAGAGTCCTTATTCCATATTTTTAAACGTGCCGGTTCCTGTATGGGGTATTTTCGGATACGGGTTTTTTCTTTTTCTGCTGGGCGTTGCCTGGCATCCCACCGCCGGCAGAAAGCGGGTCTGGACCCTGCTTTTTGTCATCAGCCTGGCCTTCAGTGTGTACAGCGTGGTGCTGGCCCTGATCTCATCCTACCTGATCCGCAGCTACTGCATCATGTGCATTCTCAGTTATGCCGTCAACCTGGCCCTTTTGTTTTATGCCTGGATGATTCGAAAGCGGTTTGGATGTGAACCTTTTGCCAGTGCCCTGGTCCTGGATATTCGTCACCTTCTGAATTTCAAAAAGACAACGATACCGGTTGCCGCTGTATTCGGCGTTGTGGGTCTGGCCATGATGTTGGCTTTTCCCGACTATTGGCACCTGAGCCCGCCGCCCCTGTCCGCCCAGACACGCACAGGCGTTACCGCGGAGGGGCACCCCTGGATCGGCGCCCAACACCCGAAGCTGGAGATTGTTGAATTTACCGACTACATGTGTTTTCAATGCAAAAAAATGCATTTTTTTCTTCGGCGTCTGGTTGATGCCCATCCCGACACCCTTCGTCTGGTCCATCGACATTTTCCCATGGACCACGAGTATAACCCGTTTGTAAAAGAGCCGTTTCATGTGGGTGCCGGCAAACTGTCTCTTATTGCCCTTTATGCGCAGACGCAAGAAAAGTTCTGGGAGGCCAACGACCTTCTGTTTACCCTGGGGAAAGCGGATATAAAATTAAAGGACGTTCTGAATCCGCTGGGGCTGGAGGTGACCGGACTGGCTGACGCGCTTGAAAACAGGGGTCTGGAAAGGGTGCTGAGGCAGGATATTCATGACGGTCTCAGGATAGGTATTACCGCCACACCCTGCTATGTTATCGGCGATTACGCTTATGTCGGCACCATACCGGCGAATATTATAAACGAGGCAATCAGGCGGTGA
- a CDS encoding glycosyltransferase family 4 protein, translating into MRQSKENITTVLLTATSYPRDTQDWRGRFLADMVEALSGRPAVSLRTWLPPGILPAGVTTAALPEEARFLEALSEAGGIAHILRSEKLKGIPWALKLLRHLRAVYQRESHVSVMHVNWLQNAIPLWGSHTPALITVLGTDYKLLTLPGMVSLLRTVIRQRKTIIAPNAHWMQAPLEEKFGDIAQIRPIPFGVQRRWFDIQRQFSGQGINRWLVVSRLTANKIGPLFEWGRDVFDAENELCLLGPNQENLPVPEWVTYGGATYPEDLERKWFPSAAGLVTLSRHDEGRPQVILEAMATGLPVIASDMAAHRDVVIHKKTGWIVTTPDDLRQAINFMSVPENNRRMGEAAKIWVKEHIGTWEDCAMRYEAAYADLTGKVS; encoded by the coding sequence ATGAGGCAATCAAAGGAAAACATCACCACCGTTCTGTTGACGGCCACCTCTTACCCCCGCGACACCCAGGACTGGCGGGGACGGTTCCTTGCCGACATGGTGGAGGCCCTCTCCGGCCGGCCGGCGGTCTCTCTTCGAACCTGGCTGCCGCCGGGCATTCTTCCGGCCGGTGTGACCACTGCCGCGCTTCCGGAAGAAGCTCGATTTCTGGAGGCCCTTTCCGAAGCCGGCGGCATTGCCCATATTTTGAGGAGTGAAAAATTAAAAGGGATCCCCTGGGCGCTGAAGCTGCTCAGACACCTTCGCGCAGTTTATCAAAGGGAATCCCACGTCAGCGTGATGCATGTCAACTGGCTGCAGAACGCCATACCGTTGTGGGGCAGCCACACCCCGGCGCTGATCACGGTGCTGGGCACGGATTATAAACTGTTGACCCTGCCGGGGATGGTGAGCCTGCTGCGCACGGTGATCCGGCAGCGCAAAACCATCATCGCGCCCAATGCCCACTGGATGCAGGCGCCGCTTGAAGAAAAATTCGGCGATATCGCGCAAATCCGGCCCATTCCCTTTGGTGTTCAGCGAAGATGGTTTGATATTCAAAGGCAATTTTCCGGTCAGGGGATTAACCGGTGGCTGGTGGTGTCCCGGCTGACGGCCAACAAGATCGGCCCCCTGTTTGAGTGGGGCCGTGACGTGTTTGATGCGGAGAACGAATTATGCCTGCTGGGGCCAAACCAGGAAAACCTGCCGGTCCCTGAATGGGTCACATACGGGGGTGCCACCTATCCGGAGGACCTGGAGAGAAAGTGGTTTCCTTCGGCGGCCGGCCTGGTTACCCTGAGCCGGCACGACGAGGGAAGGCCCCAGGTGATTCTGGAGGCCATGGCCACCGGCCTGCCGGTGATTGCCTCGGACATGGCGGCCCATCGGGACGTGGTGATCCACAAAAAAACAGGCTGGATCGTGACCACCCCGGACGATTTAAGACAGGCCATCAATTTTATGAGCGTGCCGGAAAACAACCGGCGTATGGGAGAGGCGGCAAAAATCTGGGTAAAAGAGCACATCGGCACCTGGGAAGATTGCGCCATGCGTTACGAAGCCGCCTATGCGGACTTGACAGGGAAAGTATCATGA
- a CDS encoding dihydroorotase, translating to MLVIKGGRVIDPGVRDGIYDIVIADGKIRGIVESATGAVPAEGVSRWIDASGKIVAPGLIDMHVHFREPGYEYKETIATGCAAAARGGFAAVCPMPNTDPVNDHAQVCEFVRGRAKACGVGVKVWPVGAVSVGQAGKELAEFGELKAAGAVALSDDGHPVSDGQLMRRALEYARGFGLPVISHCEELSLVGPGVMNEGAFAARLGLAGIPNAAESVMVCRDVALCELTGAALHIAHVSTAESVRIVREAKKRGVPVTAETAPHFFMLTDEAVGLYDTSAKVNPPLRSMADREAIREGLADGTIDVIACDHAPHSVLEKEVEFDAAANGISGIETSLGLCLSLVNDNVLSMAGLIDKMSMAPARILGKPWGLKEGSPAHITIIAPDSPWVVNAKTFFSLGKNTPFDGWELSGRAVMTIADGRVIFDGLTA from the coding sequence ATGCTGGTGATTAAAGGCGGACGGGTCATTGACCCCGGTGTGCGGGACGGAATTTACGATATCGTGATCGCCGACGGGAAGATTCGCGGGATTGTTGAAAGCGCAACCGGCGCCGTGCCCGCGGAGGGGGTTTCCCGGTGGATCGACGCGTCCGGAAAGATCGTGGCCCCGGGCCTGATCGACATGCATGTCCATTTCCGGGAGCCGGGATATGAATACAAGGAGACCATTGCTACCGGGTGCGCGGCCGCGGCCAGGGGCGGGTTTGCGGCGGTCTGCCCCATGCCCAACACCGATCCGGTCAACGACCATGCCCAGGTGTGCGAGTTTGTCCGCGGCCGGGCGAAAGCCTGCGGCGTGGGCGTAAAGGTGTGGCCGGTGGGTGCCGTCAGCGTGGGCCAGGCCGGAAAAGAGCTGGCGGAGTTCGGCGAGTTGAAGGCCGCCGGCGCCGTGGCCCTGTCCGACGACGGCCATCCCGTATCTGACGGCCAGCTCATGCGAAGGGCTTTAGAGTATGCAAGGGGTTTCGGCCTGCCGGTGATCTCCCATTGCGAGGAGCTTTCCCTGGTGGGGCCCGGCGTGATGAACGAAGGGGCCTTTGCCGCGCGCCTGGGCCTGGCCGGTATTCCCAATGCCGCGGAAAGCGTTATGGTGTGCCGGGACGTGGCCCTGTGTGAGCTGACCGGGGCGGCCCTCCATATCGCCCATGTAAGCACGGCAGAGTCGGTGCGGATTGTTCGGGAGGCCAAAAAGCGGGGCGTGCCCGTGACCGCGGAAACAGCCCCCCATTTTTTCATGCTTACTGATGAAGCCGTGGGGCTTTATGACACGTCGGCCAAGGTCAACCCGCCGCTTCGGTCCATGGCCGACCGGGAGGCGATTCGGGAGGGGCTTGCCGACGGCACCATCGACGTGATCGCCTGCGATCACGCGCCCCATTCGGTGCTTGAAAAAGAGGTGGAGTTTGACGCGGCGGCCAACGGCATCAGCGGCATCGAAACCTCCCTGGGCCTTTGTCTCTCCCTGGTCAATGACAACGTGCTCTCCATGGCCGGACTGATTGACAAAATGTCCATGGCGCCGGCCCGCATTCTGGGAAAACCGTGGGGCCTGAAAGAGGGGAGTCCCGCTCATATTACCATTATTGCTCCTGACAGCCCCTGGGTGGTGAATGCAAAAACCTTTTTCTCCCTTGGGAAAAACACCCCGTTTGACGGGTGGGAGCTTTCCGGCCGGGCCGTGATGACCATTGCCGACGGCCGGGTGATTTTTGACGGCCTGACCGCGTGA
- a CDS encoding aspartate carbamoyltransferase catalytic subunit, translating to MGLSTRDILDMGSLSRKDISLVLDTARSMKEISLRPVKKVPTLRGKTVVSFFYEPSTRTKVSFDVAAKRLSADSISLSVATSSMTKGETLLDTVKNLERMSPDVVVIRHSSAGVPHMLARHVSVPVINAGDGMHAHPSQALLDMMTVQEKKGRIEGLRLAIIGDIARSRVARSNVEGFLKMGASVVLAAPPTMIPVGVETFGADVTHNVDEAIAGADVIMMLRIQKERAAAFLFSTVREYARTYGLTANRLKNAKKDVLIMHPGPVNRGVEIAPEVADGPYSVILDQVENGVAVRMALFYLVMGGQRDAGD from the coding sequence ATGGGGCTTTCAACACGCGATATTCTGGACATGGGGTCGCTGAGTCGCAAGGACATTTCCCTGGTTCTGGACACGGCCCGGAGCATGAAGGAGATATCCCTGCGGCCGGTAAAAAAGGTGCCCACCCTTCGGGGAAAAACCGTTGTCAGTTTTTTCTATGAGCCCAGCACCCGCACCAAGGTCTCTTTTGACGTGGCGGCCAAGCGGCTTTCCGCTGATTCGATTTCCCTTTCCGTGGCCACCAGCAGCATGACCAAGGGAGAGACCCTTCTGGACACGGTGAAAAACCTGGAGCGCATGAGCCCGGACGTGGTGGTGATCCGCCATTCGTCGGCCGGCGTTCCCCACATGCTGGCCCGCCACGTGTCGGTGCCGGTGATCAACGCCGGTGACGGCATGCACGCTCACCCCTCCCAGGCCCTTTTGGACATGATGACGGTGCAGGAGAAAAAGGGCCGCATCGAGGGGCTGCGGCTGGCCATTATCGGCGATATCGCCCGCAGCCGGGTGGCCCGGTCCAACGTGGAGGGGTTTTTAAAGATGGGGGCCAGCGTGGTGCTGGCGGCGCCGCCCACCATGATTCCCGTGGGAGTGGAGACCTTTGGCGCGGACGTGACCCACAACGTGGACGAGGCTATTGCCGGCGCCGATGTGATCATGATGCTGCGCATTCAAAAGGAGCGAGCCGCCGCCTTTCTCTTTTCCACGGTCCGGGAGTATGCCAGAACCTACGGCCTGACGGCCAATCGATTGAAGAACGCCAAAAAGGACGTTCTGATCATGCACCCCGGCCCGGTAAACCGGGGCGTGGAGATCGCGCCCGAGGTGGCCGACGGCCCCTACTCCGTGATACTGGACCAGGTGGAAAACGGGGTGGCGGTGCGCATGGCCCTGTTTTATCTTGTGATGGGAGGTCAGCGGGATGCTGGTGATTAA
- a CDS encoding NAD-dependent epimerase/dehydratase family protein, whose product MNVLVTGGCGFLGSHVCEYYARRGDQVVSYDNMTKHELERAGFATGKARNHNRDFLAGLGVDLVTADIRDAEQLIDSAAGCDYIVHTAAQPAMTISVEDPALDLSSNVMGTFNVLETARRLKVPVASCATIHVYGNRINDTLTEGQARYARQPEAIDEDHPVLEGTLTPLHASKAGAELYVRTYIETYGVTAASFRLTGIYGPRQFGGEDHGWVANFAIRSVLKRPLTIYGTGKQVRDIVFAGDVCRAFDAFYQKRVPGIYNIGGGPNTAISLLECIALLEKLNGEKPDIRFGPDRHGDLRYFVCDVSKARSLLGWRPEVKPEPGIRALLEWIRQNRKCFGFTTESKGSLS is encoded by the coding sequence ATGAATGTTCTGGTGACAGGCGGCTGCGGGTTTCTCGGGTCCCATGTCTGCGAATATTACGCCCGCCGGGGTGACCAGGTGGTCTCCTATGACAACATGACCAAGCATGAGCTTGAGCGGGCCGGGTTTGCCACGGGAAAAGCCAGAAATCATAACCGTGATTTTCTGGCCGGCCTGGGCGTGGACCTGGTCACGGCCGACATCCGCGATGCGGAGCAGTTGATCGACAGCGCCGCCGGGTGTGACTATATTGTTCATACTGCGGCCCAGCCTGCCATGACCATCAGCGTGGAAGATCCGGCCCTTGATCTTTCTTCTAATGTGATGGGAACATTTAATGTACTGGAGACGGCCCGGCGGTTGAAAGTTCCCGTGGCGTCATGCGCCACGATCCATGTTTACGGCAACCGGATCAACGACACATTGACGGAAGGTCAAGCCCGCTATGCCCGGCAGCCCGAGGCCATTGACGAGGATCATCCCGTTCTTGAGGGCACCCTCACCCCCCTTCACGCGTCAAAGGCCGGGGCTGAGCTTTATGTGAGAACCTATATCGAGACCTACGGGGTGACGGCGGCCAGCTTTCGGCTCACCGGCATCTACGGGCCCCGCCAGTTCGGTGGCGAAGACCATGGATGGGTGGCCAACTTTGCCATTCGAAGCGTGCTGAAGCGCCCCCTTACCATTTACGGCACCGGCAAGCAGGTTCGCGACATTGTGTTTGCCGGCGACGTGTGCCGCGCCTTTGACGCTTTTTACCAGAAGCGCGTGCCGGGCATTTACAACATCGGCGGCGGCCCGAACACGGCCATATCCCTGCTTGAGTGCATCGCTTTGCTGGAAAAACTCAACGGCGAAAAACCGGACATCCGGTTTGGCCCGGACCGGCATGGAGACCTGCGGTATTTTGTCTGCGATGTCTCAAAGGCCCGGTCCCTTCTGGGCTGGCGCCCGGAGGTGAAGCCTGAACCGGGCATCAGGGCGTTACTTGAGTGGATTCGGCAAAACAGGAAATGCTTTGGTTTCACAACTGAATCAAAAGGGAGCCTGTCGTGA
- a CDS encoding prepilin-type N-terminal cleavage/methylation domain-containing protein, giving the protein MLRKMRAKVTLGTQGFTLIELMIVIAIIGILAAIAIPNFIAYRNKTFCSATESDANSIASAIADYFSIPANVSVTDGSLESDANGKTYVGTELSNGNTWDVDATNMDNIVIEVTDVSGRCPDDYQTAMDATVSPRGYWDGNSLYVKSMTME; this is encoded by the coding sequence ATGTTAAGAAAAATGAGAGCAAAAGTCACACTGGGAACCCAGGGCTTCACCCTGATTGAGCTGATGATCGTTATCGCCATCATCGGTATTCTGGCCGCCATCGCCATTCCCAACTTCATCGCCTACAGAAACAAGACCTTCTGTTCGGCCACTGAATCGGATGCCAACTCCATTGCATCGGCGATTGCTGACTACTTCTCCATTCCGGCCAACGTGTCGGTTACCGACGGCTCTCTTGAGAGCGACGCCAACGGCAAGACCTATGTGGGGACCGAGCTTTCCAACGGTAACACCTGGGATGTCGACGCCACCAACATGGACAATATCGTCATAGAGGTTACGGATGTGTCCGGCCGTTGCCCCGACGATTATCAGACCGCCATGGACGCCACCGTCAGCCCCCGGGGTTACTGGGATGGCAACAGCCTGTACGTCAAGAGCATGACCATGGAGTAG
- a CDS encoding nucleotidyltransferase family protein, whose protein sequence is MKALILAGGRGNRINEFSENRNKCMALLKGRPLLEHVLLRMAPEDLSELVVVVGYKATEIINHFGIRYQDKRIRYVLQKEQKGLVHAMGCAKAALEGEDFFLALGDEVLTSDRCSDMIRMFKGDPNPFGVCGIVKVENCDQIRKTYAVVKDEQNRIFRLIEKPIRPINDFQGTGHCIFNNRILDYIDITPFHHERREKELPDLVQCSIDDGKTVRAFPVCDRYVNINSVEDLDVAESLLKDE, encoded by the coding sequence GTGAAAGCGCTTATTCTGGCGGGGGGCAGGGGAAACCGCATCAACGAGTTTTCCGAAAACAGGAATAAGTGCATGGCCCTGCTCAAGGGCCGGCCCCTGCTGGAGCATGTGCTTTTGCGCATGGCCCCCGAAGACCTGTCCGAGCTTGTGGTGGTGGTCGGCTATAAGGCCACGGAGATTATCAATCACTTCGGCATTCGCTATCAGGACAAGCGTATCCGGTATGTGCTGCAGAAGGAGCAGAAGGGCCTGGTGCATGCCATGGGGTGCGCGAAAGCGGCACTGGAAGGGGAAGATTTTTTTCTGGCCCTGGGCGATGAAGTGCTGACCAGCGACCGGTGCAGTGATATGATTCGAATGTTTAAAGGTGATCCGAACCCCTTCGGCGTGTGCGGTATCGTGAAAGTGGAAAATTGCGACCAGATTCGCAAAACTTATGCTGTTGTAAAGGATGAGCAGAACCGGATATTTCGGCTCATCGAAAAACCGATTCGGCCCATTAACGATTTTCAGGGCACCGGCCATTGCATTTTTAATAACCGGATTCTGGACTATATTGATATAACGCCTTTTCATCATGAACGCCGGGAAAAAGAGTTGCCGGACCTGGTGCAGTGCAGTATTGATGACGGCAAAACCGTTCGTGCGTTTCCGGTGTGCGACCGGTACGTGAACATCAATTCCGTGGAAGATCTGGATGTGGCGGAATCCCTATTGAAAGATGAATAA